The Xiphophorus couchianus unplaced genomic scaffold, X_couchianus-1.0 Scaffold1000102, whole genome shotgun sequence genome includes a region encoding these proteins:
- the zbtb37 gene encoding zinc finger and BTB domain-containing protein 37 yields the protein MERSGSIQLDIPDFSNSVLSHLNQLRVQGRLCDIVVNVQGQSFRAHKVVLAASSPYFRDHMSLSHMSTVSLTVIRNPSVFEQLLTFCYTGRLCLQLADIISYLTAASFLQMQHIIDRCTQILEGIHLKISLADVDEATRDDDDAPPRAARPVRTMEAMVRGGGHHGGLRLLGARGGAEACEVISPAEEPLSPPPTVEHSGLAGPGATSSRASKEPILRINRAGQWYMETGSEPERTDSAEEGGGGGSGGLDRIRIKTERMEDWIGAGGNQEEAAAAEEGGATVMIDTSGRSTLMTAPLGGLGTRSGQASSSFSETDRLSPTGSVVVLTERQRAKSESPSRADELRQPSSQGEEHAAFDMGGYEDYLREQVGDRWFRYNPRLTCIYCCKSFNQKGSLDRHMRLHMGITPFVCRICGKKYTRKDQLEYHIRKHTGNKPFHCHVCGKSFPFQAILNQHFRKNHPGCAPQEAHSASPETTTASVPSRGGGPSDEASPSQEEPEAGGGSNSGHYADGPQTSVSTTGPD from the exons ATGGAGCGCTCCGGCAGCATCCAGCTGGACATCCCTGACTTCAGCAACTCCGTCCTGTCGCACCTGAACCAGCTGCGCGTCCAGGGCCGCCTCTGCGACATCGTGGTCAACGTCCAGGGCCAGAGCTTCCGCGCACACAAGGTGGTCCTCGCCGCCAGCTCGCCGTACTTCCGCGACCACATGTCGCTGAGCCATATGAGCACCGTGTCGCTGACGGTCATCCGCAACCCGTCCGTGTTCGAGCAACTGCTGACCTTTTGCTACACGGGCCGCCTCTGCCTGCAGCTGGCTGACATCATCAGCTACCTGACCGCCGCCAGCTTCCTGCAGATGCAGCACATCATCGACCGCTGCACCCAGATCCTGGAGGGCATCCACCTGAAGATCAGCCTGGCCGACGTGGACGAGGCAACACGCGACGACGACGACGCGCCGCCACGGGCGGCCCGGCCCGTCAGGACCATGGAGGCCATGGTGCGCGGCGGCGGCCATCATGGCGGGCTGAGGCTGCTGGGCGCCAGAGGTGGAGCGGAGGCGTGCGAGGTCATCAGCCCGGCGGAGGAGCCACTCAGCCCGCCGCCGACTGTGGAGCACAGCGGTCTGGCGGGACCTGGCGCCACCAGCAGCAGAGCCAGCAAGGAGCCGATTCTCCGCATCAACCGGGCCGGCCAGTGGTACATGGAGACGGGCAGCGAGCCGGAGAGGACCGACAGTGCCGAGGAGGGCGGCGGTGGCGGCAGCGGTGGCTTGGACCGCATCAGGATCAAAACGGAGCGTATGGAGGACTGGATTGGAGCCGGAGGGAACCAGGAGGAGGCGGCGGCCGCAGAGGAGGGCGGAGCCACGGTGATGATCGACACGTCGGGCCGCAGCACGCTGATGACGGCGCCGCTGGGCGGGCTGGGAACCCGCAGCGGACAGGCGTCCTCCAGCTTCAGCGAAACGGACCG GCTCAGTCCCACCGGCAGCGTGGTCGTCCTCACCGAGCGCCAGAGAGCGAAGAGCGAGTCTCCGAGTCGAGCCGACGAACTGCGGCAGCCGAGCTCTCAG GGTGAGGAGCACGCGGCGTTCGACATGGGCGGCTACGAGGATTACCTGAGGGAGCAGGTGGGCGACCGCTGGTTCCGCTACAACCCGCGGCTCACCTGCATCTACTGCTGCAAGTCCTTCAACCAGAAGGGCAGCCTGGACCGCCACATGCGGCTGCACATGGGCATCACGCCGTTCGTCTGCCGCATCTGTGGGAAGAAGTACACCCGCAAGGACCAGCTGGAGTACCACATCCGCAAGCACACCGGCAACAAGCCCTTCCACTGCCATGTCTGCGGGAAGAGCTTCCCCTTCCAGGCCATCCTCAACCAACACTTCCGCAAGAACCACCCGGGCTGCGCGCCGCAGGAGGCCCACAGCGCCTCGCCCGAGACCACCACCGCCTCCGTCCCGTCCCGCGGCGGCGGCCCAAGCGACGAGGCCTCGCCCAGCCAGGAGGAACCCGAGGCCGGCGGCGGGAGCAACAGCGGCCATTACGCAGACGGCCCTCAGACCTCGGTTTCCACCACGGGGCCCGACTGA
- the s1pr1 gene encoding sphingosine 1-phosphate receptor 1, whose amino-acid sequence MAEPSYSDLIAKHYNYTGKFRKSTQQDSGLKADSVIFIIVCCFIIMENILVLTTIWRTKKFHKPMYYFIGNLALSDLLAGVVYTANILLSGANTYKLTPTQWFFREGSMFVALAASVFSLLAIAIERHLTMLKMKLHNNGNTFRVFLLISTVWMIAAVLGGLPVMGWNCIRSMPQCSTVLPLYHKTYILFCTTVFSIILMAIVVLYARIYALVRTRSRKLVFRKVTNGRGSASANNKSSEKSMALLKTVIIVLSCFIACWAPLFVLLLLDVACETLTCPILYKAEWFLALAVLNSAMNPLIYTLTSNEMRRAFLKTLLCCTAWIRPKPKFTGPIMGAEFSRSKSDNSSHPNKEEAEYSPKETTVVSSGNLTSSS is encoded by the coding sequence ATGGCCGAGCCCAGTTACTCCGACCTGATCGCCAAACATTACAACTACACCGGCAAGTTTCGCAAGTCGACCCAGCAGGACTCGGGTCTGAAGGCAGACTCGGTGATCTTCATCATCGTCTGCTGCTTCATCATCATGGAGAACATCCTGGTCCTGACCACCATCTGGAGGACCAAGAAGTTCCACAAACCAATGTACTACTTCATCGGGAACCTGGCGTTGTCCGACCTGCTGGCCGGCGTCGTCTACACCGCCAACATCCTGCTGTCCGGCGCCAACACCTACAAGCTGACGCCGACACAGTGGTTCTTCAGGGAGGGCAGCATGTTCGTGGCGCTGGCGGCCTCCGTCTTCAGCCTGTTGGCCATCGCCATCGAGCGCCACCTCACCATGCTGAAGATGAAGCTGCACAACAACGGGAACACGTTCCGGGTTTTCCTGTTGATCAGCACCGTGTGGATGATTGCGGCGGTGCTGGGCGGACTGCCCGTGATGGGCTGGAACTGCATCCGGAGCATGCCGCAGTGCTCCACCGTGCTGCCGTTGTACCATAAGACCTACATCCTGTTCTGCACCACCGTCTTCAGCATCATCCTCATGGCCATTGTGGTGCTCTACGCCCGGATCTACGCACTGGTGCGCACCCGCAGCCGCAAACTAGTCTTCCGCAAAGTCACCAACGGCCGAGGCAGCGCCAGCGCCAACAACAAGAGCTCGGAGAAGTCGATGGCGCTCCTGAAGACCGTCATCATCGTCCTGAGCTGCTTCATCGCCTGCTGGGCGCCGCTGttcgtcctgctgctgctggacgtGGCGTGTGAGACCCTGACCTGCCCCATCCTCTACAAGGCCGAGTGGTTCCTGGCGCTCGCCGTCCTGAACTCCGCCATGAACCCGCTCATCTACACGCTGACCAGCAACGAGATGCGCCGGGCCTTCCTCAAGACGCTGCTCTGCTGCACCGCCTGGATCCGGCCCAAACCCAAGTTCACGGGACCGATCATGGGCGCGGAGTTCAGCCGCAGCAAGTCCGATAACTCCTCACATCCCAACAAGGAGGAGGCGGAGTACTCACCCAAGGAGACGACGGTGGTGTCATCCGGGAACCTCACCTCGTCGTCATAA